From a region of the Microbacterium sp. nov. GSS16 genome:
- the pknB gene encoding Stk1 family PASTA domain-containing Ser/Thr kinase, with the protein MNTPQADPLIGRLVDGRYRVRARIARGGMATVYVATDMRLERRIALKVMHAHLSDDSAFQSRFIQEARAAARLADPHVVNVFDQGQDGELAYLVMEYLPGITLRELMREQKRLTITQTITIMDAILSGLAAAHAAGIVHRDVKPENVLLAEDGRIKIGDFGLARATTANTATGAQLLGTIAYLAPELVTRGTADARSDIYALGIMLYEMLVGEQPYKGEQPMQIAFQHATEQVPRPSARNPSVPGPLDELVLWATEKSPDDRPLDAKAMLTRLREIEREIGVAPAPTATDAPAREYDSGSVTKILPGTALLPTPVEEVGEPVDNATRLRRRTARRRSTGAALLTVVLLLAVLAGGVGWWFGSGPGSLIAVPTVAGMTYEDAAAAVTSEGLVPERAEQSSIDVDAGLVIESAPGEGQRVEKDSTVSLVVSTGPARHQLPALRGKSADEVRSILADNRVNVSDDVEEYFDELDAGLVLNVRVTPRDEGDAYGCADGCEVFEDDTALIQLSLGAVPDVTGRPLDEAVRLLEDARLQVADERPEDWSDSVAKGSVISQSAERPDGGPWRPGDTVTLTVSKGPQPLPIPDVKGKTVRQAVDALKGAGFKVNPTIEDIGLPLGGKYWDVYKVCSYDPSGSAARGTTVTLTPGFFC; encoded by the coding sequence GTGAACACTCCGCAGGCCGACCCGCTCATCGGGCGGCTTGTCGACGGCAGGTACCGCGTTCGCGCACGGATCGCGCGCGGCGGCATGGCCACCGTCTATGTGGCGACGGACATGCGCCTGGAGCGGCGCATCGCGCTCAAGGTGATGCACGCGCATCTCAGCGACGACTCGGCGTTTCAGAGTCGCTTCATCCAGGAGGCGAGAGCCGCAGCACGGCTTGCGGATCCGCACGTGGTGAACGTCTTCGACCAGGGTCAAGACGGCGAGCTCGCCTACCTGGTGATGGAGTACCTCCCGGGAATCACTCTGCGCGAGCTGATGCGAGAGCAGAAGCGGCTCACGATCACACAGACGATCACGATCATGGATGCGATCCTGTCGGGTCTCGCCGCCGCCCACGCGGCCGGCATCGTGCACCGCGATGTGAAGCCCGAGAACGTTCTGCTCGCCGAGGACGGCCGGATCAAGATCGGCGACTTCGGACTGGCGAGGGCGACGACGGCGAACACCGCCACCGGCGCCCAGCTGCTCGGCACCATCGCCTACCTCGCCCCCGAGCTGGTCACCCGCGGCACGGCCGACGCCCGCAGCGACATCTACGCCCTCGGCATCATGCTGTACGAGATGCTCGTCGGCGAGCAGCCCTACAAGGGCGAGCAGCCGATGCAGATCGCCTTCCAGCACGCCACCGAGCAGGTGCCGCGGCCGAGCGCACGCAACCCCTCCGTTCCCGGGCCGCTCGACGAACTGGTGCTCTGGGCCACCGAGAAGTCACCCGACGACCGTCCGCTCGACGCGAAGGCCATGCTCACGCGTCTGCGGGAGATCGAGCGCGAGATCGGCGTCGCGCCCGCACCGACCGCGACCGACGCACCCGCTCGCGAATACGACTCCGGTTCGGTCACCAAGATCCTGCCGGGCACGGCCCTGCTGCCGACGCCCGTCGAGGAGGTCGGCGAACCGGTCGACAACGCCACTCGCCTTCGTCGGCGCACGGCGCGCCGTCGCTCGACCGGTGCGGCGCTGCTCACCGTGGTGCTTCTGCTCGCGGTCCTCGCGGGCGGCGTCGGATGGTGGTTCGGGTCGGGCCCCGGTTCGCTCATCGCCGTTCCGACGGTCGCGGGAATGACCTACGAGGATGCCGCCGCCGCCGTCACGTCAGAGGGCCTGGTTCCCGAGAGGGCCGAGCAGTCATCGATCGACGTCGACGCGGGACTCGTGATCGAGTCGGCTCCCGGCGAAGGCCAGCGCGTCGAGAAGGACAGCACGGTCTCGCTCGTCGTATCCACGGGGCCTGCCAGACACCAGCTGCCGGCGCTGCGCGGCAAGAGCGCGGACGAGGTGCGCAGCATCCTCGCCGACAACCGCGTGAACGTCTCGGACGACGTCGAGGAGTACTTCGACGAGCTCGACGCGGGGCTCGTGCTGAACGTGCGCGTCACGCCGCGCGACGAGGGCGACGCATACGGCTGCGCCGACGGCTGCGAGGTGTTCGAAGACGACACGGCCCTCATCCAGCTCTCGCTCGGCGCCGTGCCCGACGTCACCGGCCGCCCGCTCGACGAGGCAGTGCGCCTGCTCGAGGACGCCCGTCTGCAGGTCGCTGATGAGCGCCCCGAGGACTGGAGCGATTCGGTCGCCAAGGGATCGGTCATCTCGCAGAGCGCCGAGCGCCCGGACGGCGGCCCCTGGCGCCCCGGCGACACGGTGACGCTGACGGTGTCGAAGGGTCCGCAGCCGCTGCCCATCCCCGACGTCAAGGGCAAGACCGTGCGCCAGGCGGTCGATGCCCTGAAGGGCGCCGGCTTCAAGGTGAACCCCACCATCGAAGACATCGGGCTGCCCCTCGGCGGCAAGTACTGGGACGTCTACAAGGTGTGCAGCTACGACCCGAGCGGCAGCGCCGCCCGCGGCACGACGGTCACGCTCACCCCGGGATTCTTCTGCTGA
- a CDS encoding LysM peptidoglycan-binding domain-containing protein encodes MHTTTTRSAAMRLTAPAAVVGTLAAALTATPAAAEEIRASIAASHAPSMRSLSGGGPGLHASSHAAVRPTVAAPAEYTIRPGDTVSSIAARHGVTTTDLLSWNGLGWRSVIFPGQTLRLSPASAPSAPPTSPAAPAPAAVHTVVPGDTVFAIAKRYGTTVSAIMTSNGLGGSAMITPGQTLRVAAAPAAAPVSAVAPTAPPAAAPASHIVAAGDTLFGIARKHGTSVSALLQANGMGEGSIIYPGQTLRLSVPAPAPAAAGQRSAALDATQTAHAAHIVRIGRELGVPDRGIAIALATAMVESSMRNLDHGDRDSLGLFQQRPSQGWGTPEQAMDADRSIRAFYGGAANPNGGTTRGLLDIPDWQNMPFTDAAQAVQVSAYPDRYGMWEQQANQWLTALR; translated from the coding sequence ATGCACACCACCACTACGCGCAGTGCGGCGATGCGCCTGACCGCCCCGGCCGCCGTCGTCGGCACTCTGGCGGCAGCCCTGACTGCGACCCCTGCCGCCGCGGAGGAGATCCGCGCGTCGATCGCCGCGAGCCACGCGCCGAGCATGCGTTCGCTCTCCGGCGGCGGTCCCGGCCTGCATGCAAGCTCGCACGCCGCCGTGCGGCCGACCGTCGCTGCGCCCGCCGAGTACACGATCCGACCCGGCGACACCGTCTCGTCCATAGCCGCGCGTCACGGTGTGACCACGACCGACCTGCTGTCGTGGAACGGCCTGGGCTGGCGGTCGGTGATCTTCCCAGGTCAGACCCTTCGCCTCTCACCCGCATCCGCACCCTCGGCCCCACCGACGAGCCCGGCGGCTCCCGCCCCGGCCGCCGTCCACACGGTCGTCCCCGGCGACACCGTGTTCGCCATCGCGAAGAGGTACGGCACGACGGTCTCGGCGATCATGACCAGCAACGGCCTCGGCGGCTCGGCCATGATCACGCCCGGGCAGACGCTGCGCGTCGCCGCGGCTCCGGCGGCTGCGCCCGTCTCCGCCGTCGCGCCCACCGCTCCACCGGCCGCGGCACCCGCCTCGCACATCGTCGCAGCCGGCGACACCCTCTTCGGGATCGCGAGGAAGCACGGCACGAGTGTCTCCGCCCTGCTGCAGGCGAACGGCATGGGCGAGGGCAGCATCATCTATCCGGGTCAGACTCTCCGGCTGTCCGTCCCGGCGCCCGCACCGGCGGCGGCCGGGCAGCGCTCGGCAGCGCTGGACGCCACCCAGACCGCTCACGCCGCACACATCGTCCGGATCGGACGCGAACTCGGCGTTCCCGATCGCGGGATCGCGATCGCGCTGGCCACCGCGATGGTCGAGTCCTCGATGCGCAACCTCGACCACGGCGACCGGGACTCGCTGGGCCTGTTCCAGCAGCGCCCGAGCCAGGGCTGGGGCACGCCTGAGCAGGCCATGGACGCCGACCGCAGCATCCGCGCGTTCTACGGCGGCGCAGCGAATCCCAACGGCGGCACGACCCGAGGACTGCTCGACATCCCCGACTGGCAGAACATGCCGTTCACCGACGCTGCGCAGGCGGTGCAGGTCTCGGCGTACCCCGACCGCTACGGCATGTGGGAGCAGCAGGCGAACCAGTGGCTCACCGCACTGCGATGA
- a CDS encoding Rv2175c family DNA-binding protein yields MSENAADPTAWLTIPELAEALHETPGRVRRLLDEHYLIGSRRNGAFAVPAVFIVDARPLPSLRGTIMALQDASFSDDEIIDWLLAEEETLGRTPIAALLAGHKSEVRRVARTLA; encoded by the coding sequence GTGTCTGAGAACGCTGCTGATCCCACTGCCTGGCTGACGATTCCCGAGCTCGCCGAGGCGCTCCACGAGACGCCGGGCCGCGTACGGCGACTGCTCGACGAGCACTACCTGATCGGCTCGCGTCGCAACGGCGCGTTCGCGGTGCCCGCGGTCTTCATCGTCGACGCCCGCCCGCTGCCGTCGCTGCGGGGCACGATCATGGCCCTGCAGGATGCGTCGTTCTCTGATGACGAGATCATCGACTGGCTGCTCGCGGAGGAGGAGACGCTCGGCCGCACGCCGATCGCGGCGCTTCTCGCCGGGCACAAGAGCGAGGTCCGTCGCGTCGCGAGAACCCTCGCCTGA
- a CDS encoding polyprenyl synthetase family protein: protein MSSSLVIDAVAERLDLFVQSMRLRSAEYGPDAELFLNAAAATLQGGKRLRARFAHAGWLAATGDRTPVDPALWGLGAALEVFQSAALVHDDLIDNSDTRRGRPASHRALEAAHRDAGWHGDAAAFGRSTAVLLGDLLVAWSDDLLEESLVGHEHAGAARAEYARMRRDVTVGQMLDVTEESAWSVNEPSSLLERALRVAALKSARYSVEQPILLGATLGGADEPLLGRLRAFGHPVGMAFQLRDDMLGVFGDPVVTGKPAGDDLREGKRTALIAIARESLAPDARALLDERIGDPDLSAAEVAELQGLIRESGAATRVEQMIADYSGTAVRALRDAELNQTASQALQALAEAAIARSA, encoded by the coding sequence GTGTCATCCTCCCTCGTCATCGACGCCGTCGCCGAGAGACTCGACCTCTTCGTGCAGAGCATGCGCCTGCGAAGCGCGGAGTACGGCCCCGATGCCGAGCTGTTTCTGAACGCCGCCGCCGCCACCCTGCAGGGCGGCAAGCGCCTGCGCGCTCGGTTCGCCCACGCGGGCTGGCTCGCAGCGACCGGCGACCGCACGCCGGTGGATCCGGCGCTCTGGGGCCTCGGCGCCGCACTGGAGGTCTTCCAGTCGGCGGCGCTCGTACACGACGATCTGATCGACAACTCCGACACGCGTCGCGGCCGCCCGGCGTCGCACCGCGCCCTCGAAGCCGCCCATCGCGACGCCGGCTGGCACGGCGATGCCGCCGCCTTCGGCCGTTCGACGGCCGTGCTGCTCGGCGACCTTCTCGTCGCCTGGAGCGATGACCTGCTCGAGGAGAGCCTCGTCGGGCACGAGCACGCCGGCGCCGCGCGCGCGGAGTACGCCCGGATGCGGCGCGATGTCACCGTCGGTCAGATGCTGGATGTGACCGAGGAGTCGGCGTGGAGCGTCAACGAGCCCTCCTCCCTTCTCGAACGCGCGCTGCGCGTGGCCGCCCTGAAATCCGCCAGATACAGCGTCGAGCAGCCAATCCTCCTCGGGGCGACTCTCGGCGGCGCTGACGAACCGCTGCTCGGACGACTGCGGGCCTTCGGGCATCCGGTCGGCATGGCCTTCCAGCTGCGCGACGACATGCTCGGCGTCTTCGGCGACCCCGTGGTCACGGGCAAGCCGGCAGGCGACGACCTGCGCGAGGGCAAGCGCACGGCCCTCATCGCGATCGCACGAGAGTCGCTCGCACCGGATGCCCGCGCCCTGCTCGACGAGCGCATCGGCGACCCCGATCTCAGCGCAGCAGAGGTTGCAGAGCTTCAGGGGCTGATCCGCGAGAGCGGGGCCGCGACGCGTGTCGAGCAGATGATCGCCGACTACAGCGGCACGGCGGTCCGAGCCCTTCGTGACGCCGAGCTGAACCAGACGGCGTCTCAAGCGCTGCAGGCGCTGGCCGAGGCCGCGATCGCACGCTCGGCCTGA
- a CDS encoding DUF3040 domain-containing protein, with translation MPLSEQEQRMLDEMERHLLQHDADVVTAPSGDRALSYRNLVYGALLLLAGIGGLIAAVAAGDRLGAVGSIILGVVAFLAMLGGAILAFTPVRRTAAPHAPSSPRGAKTRDSSFMDRMNDRWDRRQDER, from the coding sequence ATGCCTCTTTCCGAACAAGAGCAGCGCATGCTCGATGAGATGGAACGCCATCTTCTCCAGCACGACGCGGATGTCGTCACGGCGCCGTCCGGCGACCGGGCTCTCAGCTACCGCAATCTGGTCTACGGCGCTCTTCTGCTGCTCGCCGGCATCGGCGGTCTCATCGCCGCCGTCGCAGCGGGGGACAGGCTCGGGGCGGTCGGCAGCATCATCCTCGGTGTCGTCGCCTTCCTGGCCATGCTGGGCGGTGCGATCCTCGCGTTCACGCCGGTGCGTCGCACGGCCGCTCCCCACGCGCCGTCGAGCCCTCGTGGTGCGAAGACGCGGGACTCCTCCTTCATGGACCGGATGAACGACCGCTGGGATCGGCGCCAGGACGAGCGCTGA
- the mraZ gene encoding division/cell wall cluster transcriptional repressor MraZ — MLLGTHTPKLDDKGRVILPAKFREDLAGGIVVTRGQERCLYVFSTAEFEAKHERIREAPLTDKQARSFLRMFLSGASAEMPDSQNRITIPAHLRQYAGLEKELVVTGVGAHAEIWDAAAWNDYLESNEESYADLEQEVIPGLF; from the coding sequence GTGCTGCTGGGTACCCACACGCCGAAGCTCGACGACAAGGGCCGCGTGATCCTTCCTGCGAAGTTCCGCGAGGACCTCGCCGGCGGCATCGTGGTCACCCGCGGACAGGAGCGCTGCCTGTACGTCTTCAGCACGGCCGAGTTCGAGGCGAAGCACGAGCGGATCCGCGAGGCGCCCCTCACCGACAAGCAGGCTCGCAGCTTTCTGCGCATGTTCCTCTCCGGCGCCAGCGCCGAGATGCCCGACAGCCAGAACCGCATCACCATCCCCGCCCACCTCAGGCAGTACGCGGGGCTGGAGAAGGAGCTGGTCGTCACCGGCGTCGGCGCCCACGCCGAGATCTGGGACGCCGCCGCCTGGAACGACTACCTCGAGAGCAATGAAGAGTCCTACGCCGATCTGGAACAGGAGGTGATTCCCGGCTTGTTCTGA
- the rsmH gene encoding 16S rRNA (cytosine(1402)-N(4))-methyltransferase RsmH: MSIRDIHTPVLLERCIELLAPALQHDGAVLVDATLGMGGHSEAFLERFPGIRLIGLDRDTDALRIAGERLAPFGDRVTLVHTVYDEIGLHAQGASAILFDLGVSSLQLDEADRGFAYSKDAPLDMRMDQTRGRTAATILAEYSEGQLRRIFERFGEEKLAGRYARFIVEARNEHPLTRSGELVDLLVAATPAAAQRAGHPAKRVFQALRIEVNSELSVLADAIPAAMDALTVGGRIAVMAYQSLEDRLVKQAFSAASSSTAPAGLPVELPEHAPRFRTLTKGAELASEEEKARNPRAIPVRLRAAEKLRESA, from the coding sequence ATGAGCATCCGCGACATCCACACACCCGTGCTGCTGGAGCGCTGCATCGAGCTGCTCGCCCCCGCTCTGCAGCACGACGGCGCGGTGCTCGTCGACGCCACGCTCGGCATGGGCGGGCACTCGGAGGCGTTCCTCGAGCGGTTCCCCGGCATACGTCTGATCGGACTCGACCGCGACACCGACGCTCTGCGCATCGCAGGCGAGCGCCTGGCGCCCTTCGGTGATCGCGTCACGCTCGTGCACACCGTCTACGACGAGATCGGCCTGCACGCCCAGGGTGCCTCAGCGATCCTGTTCGACCTCGGCGTCTCATCGCTTCAGCTCGATGAGGCCGACCGCGGCTTCGCGTACTCGAAGGATGCGCCGCTCGACATGCGCATGGACCAGACGAGGGGACGCACCGCCGCGACCATTCTCGCCGAGTACAGCGAGGGTCAGCTTCGACGGATCTTCGAGCGGTTCGGCGAGGAGAAGCTCGCCGGACGCTACGCCCGCTTCATCGTCGAGGCGCGCAACGAGCATCCCCTCACCCGATCGGGCGAGCTGGTCGATCTGCTCGTCGCCGCCACGCCGGCCGCGGCGCAGCGCGCCGGCCACCCCGCCAAACGCGTCTTCCAGGCGCTGCGCATCGAGGTCAACTCCGAGCTGAGCGTGCTCGCCGACGCCATCCCAGCGGCGATGGACGCGCTCACCGTCGGAGGTCGCATCGCGGTCATGGCATACCAGTCGCTCGAGGACCGCCTCGTCAAGCAGGCGTTCTCGGCAGCATCCTCCTCGACCGCGCCCGCGGGTCTTCCCGTCGAGCTTCCCGAGCACGCCCCCCGCTTCCGCACACTCACCAAGGGCGCGGAACTCGCGAGCGAAGAAGAGAAGGCGCGCAACCCGCGCGCGATACCCGTGCGGCTGCGCGCCGCTGAGAAGCTGAGGGAGTCGGCATGA
- a CDS encoding peptidoglycan D,D-transpeptidase FtsI family protein, whose product MTTRATRSQRRRTVVALAVILTVLGAFVFRLVDIQVVHADDHVADGVNTGNLGSTQVIAGARGDITDADGTVLASSVTVYDAELSPLLIRQFEEQTDKRKKPKLAWDEASERIARIAGVSADGLRTRLADKLAEDPDSQYLELASGLSTEQYLELRSLKADQGLAYIAMKPRSVRVYPNGAVAGSALGFLDGSGTAQYGVERIADQCLTPENGEMTYLSGQGGVKIPGSEQITPAVDGGTVELTIDSDLNWYLQQMLAEEVQKQGAQSGTVTVVEVKTGKIRAMAEAPTVDPNDVDGVPSNLWKSQIFTHTYEPGSTFKPITAATLLEEKAVTPETTVSAESRERFPNGANVGDAFSHPRYDYTLAGALIDSSNVALSKFGTMVSPETRYEYLKKFGVGEKTDMRWPAEEPGGVAPPEKWDNQTLYTTTFGQAFTVTPAQVVSAYQTLANNGERIGLSLIESCTDSDGTVHKTRTEREQVVSAETSSQVRRMLENVAVQGGLADAIAVPGYRIGSKTGTAQTPDGHGGYKAGVYETSIIGVAPIEDPQYVVMVTLDEPTRITSSAATAPALQKALTQVLKTYRVAPSSQPMDELLPKFD is encoded by the coding sequence ATGACGACTCGAGCCACTCGTTCACAGCGGCGACGCACAGTCGTCGCCCTCGCGGTGATCCTCACGGTGCTCGGCGCCTTCGTGTTCCGTCTCGTCGACATCCAGGTGGTGCACGCCGACGACCACGTCGCCGACGGCGTGAACACGGGGAACCTCGGCTCGACCCAGGTGATCGCCGGCGCGCGAGGCGACATCACCGATGCTGACGGCACCGTGCTCGCCTCGAGCGTGACGGTGTACGACGCCGAGCTCTCTCCTCTGCTCATCCGGCAGTTCGAAGAGCAGACCGACAAGCGCAAGAAGCCGAAGCTCGCGTGGGACGAGGCCAGTGAGCGCATCGCCCGCATCGCCGGTGTCAGCGCCGATGGTCTGCGCACCCGCCTTGCCGACAAGCTCGCCGAGGATCCGGATTCGCAGTATCTCGAGCTCGCCAGCGGGCTGAGCACCGAGCAGTATCTCGAGCTGCGCTCGCTCAAGGCCGATCAGGGGCTCGCGTACATCGCGATGAAGCCGCGTTCGGTGCGGGTGTACCCGAACGGCGCGGTGGCGGGCAGCGCGCTCGGCTTCCTCGACGGATCGGGCACTGCGCAGTACGGCGTGGAGCGCATCGCAGACCAGTGCCTCACGCCCGAGAACGGTGAGATGACCTACCTCAGCGGTCAGGGCGGCGTGAAGATCCCGGGCAGCGAGCAGATCACCCCCGCCGTCGACGGCGGGACGGTGGAGTTGACGATCGACAGCGACCTGAACTGGTATCTGCAGCAGATGCTCGCCGAAGAGGTGCAGAAGCAGGGCGCGCAGAGCGGCACCGTCACCGTCGTGGAGGTGAAGACCGGCAAGATCCGCGCGATGGCCGAGGCGCCCACCGTGGACCCCAACGACGTCGACGGCGTGCCGTCGAACCTGTGGAAGTCGCAGATCTTCACCCACACCTACGAGCCGGGTTCGACGTTCAAGCCGATCACCGCAGCGACGCTGCTGGAGGAGAAGGCGGTCACGCCCGAGACCACCGTCTCGGCGGAGAGCCGGGAGCGCTTCCCCAACGGCGCCAACGTCGGCGACGCGTTCTCGCACCCGCGATACGACTACACGCTCGCCGGCGCCCTCATCGACTCATCGAACGTGGCGCTGTCGAAGTTCGGCACGATGGTCTCGCCCGAGACGCGCTACGAGTACCTGAAGAAGTTCGGCGTGGGCGAGAAGACCGACATGCGCTGGCCCGCGGAGGAGCCGGGCGGGGTCGCGCCGCCCGAGAAGTGGGACAACCAGACCCTGTACACGACGACGTTCGGTCAGGCGTTCACCGTGACGCCGGCCCAGGTGGTGAGCGCATACCAGACCCTCGCGAACAACGGGGAGCGGATCGGCCTGAGCCTGATCGAGTCATGCACCGACAGCGACGGCACGGTGCACAAGACCCGCACCGAGCGAGAACAGGTCGTCTCGGCCGAGACCTCCTCGCAGGTGCGACGCATGCTCGAGAACGTGGCCGTGCAGGGCGGTCTGGCCGATGCGATCGCCGTTCCCGGCTACCGGATCGGCTCGAAGACGGGCACCGCGCAGACTCCGGATGGACACGGCGGGTACAAGGCCGGCGTGTACGAGACGAGCATCATCGGAGTCGCTCCGATCGAGGATCCGCAGTACGTCGTGATGGTCACCCTCGACGAGCCGACTAGGATTACATCATCCGCGGCCACCGCGCCTGCTCTGCAGAAGGCGCTCACTCAGGTGCTCAAGACCTACCGCGTCGCTCCCTCTTCGCAGCCCATGGACGAGCTGCTCCCGAAATTCGACTAG
- a CDS encoding UDP-N-acetylmuramoyl-tripeptide--D-alanyl-D-alanine ligase gives MIALPLGEIAEILRGELRLHAADTADTVVDGIVDTDSREVVPGAVFVAKPGEATDGHRFVPAAADAGAVLAIVERPVDAPISQIVVADAVTALADLAREVVARVRAAGRLRIVGITGSNGKTTTKNFLARILSDEGETVAPVRSYNNEVGAPLTMLRVTHETRYLVSEFGAAGRGSIARLAGLVEPDVSVVLMVGLAHAGGFGGIEQTALAKSELVSAARADGTAVLNIDDPRVWAMRRIAEERGMSVVGFGQHPDAEVRADSIEVASDGTTAVIIADGEETPLRLRVLGAHHVHNALAAISAARVLGVPVSASISRLETVQIAERWRMQPMGSDRVRIINDAYNASPDSMAAALRTLAQISGPHERTVAVLGAMSELGETAGEEHDRIGLLAVRLNIQRIVVVGPDARRLYLAAVGEGSWDGEAVHLPDQDAAFDYLTGELRDGDRVLVKSSNSAGLRHLGDRLGESFS, from the coding sequence ATGATCGCCCTTCCGCTCGGCGAGATCGCCGAGATCCTCCGCGGCGAGCTGCGCCTGCACGCCGCCGACACGGCTGACACCGTCGTCGACGGAATCGTCGACACCGACTCCAGGGAGGTGGTCCCCGGGGCCGTCTTCGTCGCCAAGCCCGGCGAGGCCACCGACGGCCATCGCTTCGTGCCGGCCGCCGCGGATGCCGGCGCCGTGCTCGCCATCGTGGAGCGGCCCGTCGATGCCCCGATCTCGCAGATCGTCGTCGCCGACGCGGTCACCGCCCTCGCCGACCTCGCGCGGGAGGTGGTCGCGCGCGTGCGCGCCGCGGGACGCCTGCGCATCGTGGGCATCACCGGGTCGAACGGCAAGACGACGACGAAGAACTTCCTCGCGCGCATCCTCTCCGACGAGGGCGAGACGGTCGCTCCCGTGCGCTCGTACAACAACGAGGTCGGCGCGCCGCTGACCATGCTGCGAGTGACGCACGAGACCCGGTACCTGGTCAGCGAGTTCGGCGCCGCGGGCCGCGGCAGCATCGCCCGCCTCGCCGGTCTCGTCGAGCCGGACGTCTCGGTCGTGCTCATGGTCGGCCTCGCGCATGCCGGAGGCTTCGGCGGGATCGAGCAGACGGCGCTGGCGAAGTCGGAGCTGGTCTCTGCGGCGCGGGCCGACGGCACGGCCGTGCTGAACATCGACGACCCGAGGGTCTGGGCGATGCGCCGCATCGCCGAGGAGCGGGGTATGTCGGTGGTGGGCTTCGGCCAGCATCCGGATGCCGAGGTCCGCGCCGACAGCATCGAGGTGGCCTCCGATGGCACGACCGCAGTCATCATCGCCGACGGCGAGGAGACCCCGCTGCGGCTGCGGGTGCTCGGGGCCCACCATGTGCACAACGCGCTGGCCGCGATCTCCGCGGCCAGGGTGCTCGGCGTGCCGGTCAGCGCATCGATCAGCCGTCTGGAGACCGTGCAGATCGCCGAGCGCTGGCGCATGCAGCCGATGGGCTCCGACCGCGTGCGCATCATCAACGACGCCTACAACGCGAGCCCCGATTCGATGGCCGCGGCTCTGCGAACCCTCGCCCAGATCTCCGGTCCGCACGAGCGCACCGTCGCGGTGCTCGGCGCGATGAGTGAACTCGGCGAGACGGCGGGCGAGGAGCACGATCGCATCGGGCTGCTCGCCGTGCGGCTGAACATCCAGCGCATCGTCGTCGTCGGGCCTGATGCGAGGCGTCTGTACCTCGCCGCAGTCGGCGAGGGCTCGTGGGACGGCGAGGCCGTGCACCTGCCCGATCAGGACGCGGCTTTCGACTATCTCACGGGCGAGCTGCGCGACGGGGACCGGGTGCTCGTCAAGTCGTCCAACTCCGCAGGGCTCCGGCACCTCGGCGATCGTCTGGGAGAATCGTTCTCGTGA
- the mraY gene encoding phospho-N-acetylmuramoyl-pentapeptide-transferase: MRSLLMATAISLAFSLFLTPVFLKVFRRIGWGQVIRTPEDIANPSHEAKRGTPTMGGVIFIVGTIVGYFAGTYFGGTTPALSAILVLWLMVGFGIVGFIDDYMKVRSQRSLGLSGWRKVVGQLLVLVPFGIVALNFPNRLGQYPASGYVSLFRDIPWLNLFAFGAVLGWILYLIWVAVIGVATSNSVNLTDGLDGLAAGAGVFVVGAYSLIAFWQFKQSCVGSLLAQAGCYEVREPLNLATVAAAFAGGLVGFLWWNAPKAKVFMGDVGSMAIGGVVTAMAILTRTELLLFIIAGIFVLSSGSVILQRLYFKVTRGKRLFLMSPFHHHLEMRGWAEVTIVVRLWIIAGLLAVSAVGLFYVDWLVQA, translated from the coding sequence GTGAGGTCTTTGCTGATGGCGACCGCGATATCGCTCGCCTTCTCTCTCTTCCTGACCCCGGTCTTCCTCAAGGTGTTCCGCCGGATCGGCTGGGGCCAGGTCATCCGGACCCCCGAGGACATCGCCAACCCCAGCCACGAGGCCAAGCGTGGCACGCCCACGATGGGCGGCGTGATCTTCATCGTCGGCACGATCGTCGGATACTTCGCCGGCACCTACTTCGGCGGCACGACGCCCGCTCTGTCGGCCATCCTCGTGCTGTGGCTCATGGTCGGCTTCGGCATCGTCGGCTTCATCGACGACTACATGAAGGTCCGCAGCCAGCGCAGCCTCGGGCTCTCCGGCTGGCGCAAGGTCGTCGGACAGCTGCTCGTGCTCGTGCCGTTCGGCATCGTGGCACTGAACTTCCCGAACCGCCTGGGCCAGTACCCGGCGAGCGGGTACGTGTCGCTGTTCCGCGACATCCCGTGGCTCAATCTCTTCGCCTTCGGCGCGGTGCTCGGCTGGATCCTCTATCTGATCTGGGTCGCGGTGATCGGAGTCGCCACCTCGAACAGCGTCAACCTCACCGACGGGCTCGACGGCCTGGCGGCCGGTGCCGGCGTCTTCGTCGTGGGCGCGTACAGTCTCATCGCCTTCTGGCAGTTCAAGCAGTCGTGCGTGGGATCCCTGCTGGCCCAGGCCGGATGCTATGAGGTGCGCGAGCCGCTCAACCTGGCGACGGTCGCCGCCGCGTTCGCCGGCGGTCTGGTCGGCTTCCTGTGGTGGAACGCTCCCAAGGCGAAGGTGTTCATGGGCGATGTCGGATCGATGGCCATCGGCGGCGTCGTCACCGCGATGGCGATCCTCACCCGCACCGAGCTGCTGCTGTTCATCATCGCCGGCATCTTCGTGCTCTCGTCAGGCTCGGTCATCCTGCAGCGGCTGTACTTCAAGGTCACCCGGGGCAAGCGCCTGTTCCTGATGAGTCCGTTCCACCACCATCTCGAGATGCGCGGCTGGGCCGAGGTGACGATCGTCGTGCGCCTGTGGATCATCGCGGGGCTCCTGGCGGTGTCGGCGGTCGGGCTCTTCTACGTCGACTGGCTGGTCCAGGCATGA